In the Leptospira stimsonii genome, TCAAGGCACAAGATGCCCTTAGATCGAGCAAGGAACTGGATGTTGCGAGCGATCTGAATATCATCAACAAGAGCGAATATCTAAAAGGTCTTGCAAGCCAGATGGGTTTGAGTCCGGAGAAGTTTGCCGAAGCGATGACACAACTTTCGAGCGATCTAAAGAACGGTAAGTTAGACGGTCCGCAGTTGGATGCAGCGATTAAACTTGCAAACGACGTAATGGGACTCATCCACAACGAAGCATATCCCGATCCGACTAAGGCTACACCGAATACGGCGTTACAAGATGCAATCCATGATTCACCTGCCGTATATGGGACCGCGAATACTTCGAACACTTCCAATAGCGTATTGAATCAGTTTTTGGGTCAGGCGAATATCTATCTAAATAACTTAGTAGGGAACGCGTTTGGAGAGTTTTCGTATGTGGATTCGAACGGTAACTTAGTCTTCCAGCAGTGTTTTGTCGCGGGGACTTTGGTTCATACAAAGAGGGGACTTGTTCCGATCGAGACGATTCAGGTAGGGGATGAGGTTCTTTCTTACAACGAATCCGGCGAAACAACGGAATACAACCGAGTGTTGAAGACATATATTCGAGAGGCAGAGAGTATTTACAGACTAACTTACGAAAACGGAAGAGTAATCGAGACAACAGCGAGCCATCCGTTCCAAATTGCGAACAAAGGCTGGGTAGAAGTGAAGGACTTGAAAGTCGGAGACAGATCGATCCTTTCGAACGACGAGACACTTGGAATTACTTCGATTACTATCGAAGGAAGACAAGAGACCGTTTACAACTTAAAGGTAGAGAATGCTCACACGTATTACGTAACGGAAGATGCGATTCTGGTTCACAACGCGAATTACAATGAGAATGCGGTTCTTGGAGTAACCGAGTTTATGAGGAGAGCCGCGACGATCGACGAGGCCACGAAGAAGCAGGTTACGGAACTTAGTTATCTTGAGAAGACGAAGGCCGGCTTTATCGACCAGATCGGTGCGTTGAAAAACGATCCGAACAGCAAAGAATTGGTTGAGAATATCAAGAAGACAGTAGATCAGTTGAACAAAAAGATTCAAGATACACGAAACTATATCGTTACAACATTTACTAAAGCTGCTGATGCTTCTAAAAACGCCAATGGGGAATATACGGGAGTATTTGCTGTATTGAATCGAGATCCGGTATTGAAGTATGCTACAACCTCAATTTCAACTGATTCTATCAAGAACGTTACGAAGGATGTATTGACTGCGAATCAAATTGAACGTGTGAAGAATTATCTACTCGCGGGTGGAGATTTATTATTGCCTAAGAATCTAACGAAGGCCGAAGTAGAAGCGATTGCGGAGAGAACGTTTGCTAATATAACTTTTGATCCGAGTTGGTCTGTAGAAAGGAAGAGAGCGGAAGTGGAAAAGCTTACCTCTGTTTTATTTGGGGCTCAGAGCGGCAATCAAGGCACAGCAATTCAGCTTACTATGATTATGCAGGCGATTAAGGAAAGTGCCGACTTTAAAAAGGACTCTTTCAAACCTGCCGCTAACTTGACTCCGGAGCAGTTAAAGAACTTTAACGAAGTAAGAGATTGGATTTTTAGTCCGAACCGCTCGGAAAGTGATGCGGCGGCCATATCCGCTGCAACCTGCCGGATCTATGCAAACTGGATGCAAGGAGTAGCGGAAGGGAAGACGAATGTAAGCTTTGCAGAATTTTACACTTACAAAGTTAAAACAGGCGATCTTGCACTTGCAGGCAATCCAAAAGCGCCTGTAGTGGATGGCGGGCATACCCCAGGTTATATGGCAAGCTACGGAAATCCGGTAGTGACTGAAAATGATTTTGGTAATATTTCTATGAATGCAAATGGTTCGTTGCAAGGATTTTCGAACCCGATACCTGTTGACGATCTTAAAAGCAAATTGGATTCGTTTGCGCCGGGCAAGGTGATTCAAGTTTGGGATGACGCCAGCGGTGTTGCCGGTCCGAATCATTTCTGCTTGTGGATGAAACAAGAAGATGGATCTTGGGTGAATATGAATCATACAGGTGGAGTTTCTGGTGGCGGTACAAAATATAATGAAGTAATAAGCATCAATAATAGTGTTAAGGTTTACAAGATATACTATTGAGTTTTAATATTCAAAAAGGAGCAAAAGATATGAAGAAAATTATATTCGTTTCATTTATATTTCTAATTACTTTTCAATTTTGTCGCGAGAATTCTGCTGGGGATGCATCATCTAAATCTCAGAATGTTTCTGAGATTTCGGAGAATGCTAAGAAGAAAATTGAAATACTAAATATTTCTGATAAAAGATTAGTCGGATTCTATGGTTTAAGTGGTACGGAATGGCATGAAATTGTAGCCATGGAAAGCAAGTATCCGTATTTAAAACTGGCACATGCGAACGCAGAGATGAATGGGAAAGATAAAGCATTGTTTTTTAAATTCTATAATTATAAAGAGGATTATCCTGAAATCTATCGAATTGATTTCAAGGAAGCTGAGAATGAAGCTGAATATTATGCTGAGTATAATGGAAAACGAATATATAAAGTTCTTTTTGTGAGTCAATTTCGAGGTGGAACTTCTTCGCACATATATGTTAAGTTTTTTAAGATTGATGAAATGAAACTTGCTCCTGATCTTTTTGATGGCCTTGTTGCTAGAGCTTCGAAAATTGGTGACCCTTATCCAATACACGTTAAAACGTATAAGACACTGATTGACGTTGAAATGGATGATCGAATTGGCGCATGTTTCGAAGAACCTAGCCCTGAAGGACGTGAGTGGCCGAACTGCAAACCACCTGGCTACAATAATCTGAAATAATCTACGCAAGTACTAAAAAGGATCTTGAACTTAAGGAAGACATTCAAAATGGATTTGTTCAATCCGAAAGAAAGACAAATTTACGAAGAATTGAAACATGTGATTGAGCCGAAAATCAAAATGTCAGTAATTGACTTAGGTTTGGTATATAATATAAAAGTTGAAAAGTATTCCGCTAAAATTGAAATTACACTTCCTTCGCTTGCTTCACCATTTGGTGAATATCTTCAGGAGGAAATCAGAAATCGAATTCTTCTGATTAGCGGGATTAAAATAGTTCAAACCCAGGTAGTATGGTTCCCAAGATGGAATTTCGATTTGATGGCGGGGGAGAACTCGAAAAATAAATTAGGAATTTATTATTAACTATAATAAATAAGGAGTAAACTTTTGTGAGTTATTTAAAGAAAATGAATGTTCGAGCGATCTGTTTGACGGTTGCCTTTTTATCCTTCGGAGCTTTGTTGACAAACTGTGACGAGAAAAAAGATACTACATCAGAAGCCATAATGCAACTGTTGATAGTAAATTCAGCTCCAAAGACAGTGAATGTTGGATCTAATTCTTGTGCACTTTGTAATAGCCTTGCGTTTCGTCTTTTTTCCGGTTCGAATTGTTCAGGTAGCGCCCTGCAATCAATCACAAGTCTTTCGGCAGGTTCGTCTCGTGGGTTTTCAGAACAAGTATCCGGACAATTTAGTGTTCAAGTGATGGATAACGTAACATTAACAACTCTCTGCTCGAACGCATTTACAACAAGTGGGTTTAGAGGAAATCCTTTCTGCCAGGTTACATTTACAGGAACAACGCTTTCGAGTATTTCATGTGGTCCTTAATTGCAGTTGAAAGGTGATACTGCAAATTGTAATCTTTTTTAACCGAATCTCTGCCTGGTTTTCCATAAGGAAGCCGGGCTTTCTTTTTCCATCCAGAAGCTATTCGAAAAGCAATAGTTAAACACGCAAACTATCTTTCCTAAGAACAAATTTAAGTAAAACTTAAACAAGATTCAAAAAAAAGCTGGAAATGATGTTTTCCATGTGACATAATTTACTTATGTCACATTTAGTTTTAGAAAAATCTTCATCGAATATAAAACGCAAAGAGACTGATTTTCAGTGTCGAAAAATCGTAGGATTGGAAAATCCGAACGAATTGAAACGAGTAAAAGAATTCATACACTCCGTTTTTGTAGCAGGCGGTTATACAAAGTCAGCGTACACTGCGGTTGACTTGGATCTCTGGTCAACCTGGTTTTATGTAGTGAATTCCGAGAACCAAATTCTCTCGGCGATGAGGGTAGTTGAAAAGAAGCCGAATAATTTTCTTCCAATAGAAATGGCCGTGATTGACGGGAGCTATCCGCCCAGACGCTACGCACTTATCGAAGAAAATGCGGCTGATTGGAATAATGTCGCATTCTTAAATTCGCGAAATGGCTGGCGTGCCGCAGTTCTCAATTTTAGTACCGTCGCAAAACACTGTTTAGAAAAAAAATACGATACGACGTACGGATTCTACGATCCAAAAATGAAATCTATTGTCCGGATTTATAGTTCGGCGGGAGCTAAAGTATCAAAAGTATACAATCAGCTTGTTTTTTTCCCTGGTTCTTTGCATAACGACGAACGCGTACTTTTAAACATAATTGAAATACCTAAAGCCAGTTTACAAATAATTGCATCAAAAATACCATAATTTCTGAGGAAAAATTATGGGTATTGTTTTTGGAGTTAGTCTTTTTTGTTCATCGTCAATCCTTCTCTTAGGTATTTACGTATTCCGTGTTGGAGAAAGGGCATCTTTTGATACCCGAACTAACTTTTTAACGTTAGCCGCAACGCTAAGTGTCTGGGTTTTTGGATCTGGGGTGCGCGAGTTTATTCCCGAATCATTGAGCCGAGTCGCCCCGAACTGGATATTAATAGCCGCTGTCTTTGTTCCCTTTTATTTAAAAGAACTCTCTCTCTCAATTTTAGAAAATAAATACGAACCTTCTTACAAATTCCGTATTTTAGAATATTTTCTTATTTGTTATCTAGTTCTTTCTTGTCTTTTCTCTGCAACGATTGACGTAAAGGAAGAAGGGATCTCCGTTTATAAACCCAGGTTTGCATACCACGTTCTAATCTTTTATTCTTTCGTGAACATAAGCATTTCAATTTTCTTTTTGTTGAGAAAGGCTATTCTGCATAGGGGGATCGTACGAGTAAGATCCACATTGCTAATGCTCGGAACATTATTTGGATTTATAATATCAATTCTATTTGTTTATGTTTTACCTTTTTTTGGAATTTTCAAAGGATATCTATCCGTTTTTGGAATTTTAATTTGGGTTTTCCTATGGTCCGTCGCTATAATTCAATACAATGCCTTTGAATCGCGTTCTTTATATCTTAAAAGCAGATTCGTTGCCAGAAGAAAACTTCCCTTATTAAGCCGATTCACTTATAAGCCTATTTTAATTTTACATTCCTTTGTCGATCCATTGGATTATCGATTACAGCTCCGGAATAGCCGTGCGGAAGTAGTAAAGTATATTATGGACTTTCATTTATCCTATCAAAAGAATACAAACATGAAGCCAAGCGTGCGTATTCGAAAAATCACGCGGATTGTAGAAAGATTTTTGAAATAATCGATTTTAGAAAACACATTTTTTGACACATAGAATCATTTGGCATAAATTTCCTATTTAAGAAAGGATTATTGTGGTATACTCATAATCCTTGTTCTGATGTTTTTTATGTGTAGTCGATTTGCACAATCTAATCGTTGGTCAAAAGCGAACTCGTTCCAATTCGCAAAGCCAATTAACGAAACACGGAATCGCTTCAACGTGGTCTATACAGAAGGGGCGACAATTATCCTCAAGCCCGACGAAGATTATACCGTCGAAGACGCAATGTTTTGGCTTGTCTCACCTTGGGCTGAAAGTTTGGAGCAAGCCTTCAAATATACGACTGCTAACGCAAAGTCGGAAACAATATTTGAATTACGTTCTTTTCGAGATCCTATTTTTCAATCACGTTGTATTATACCTGCGGACGCTGTTTTCGAAAGTATTGGAAAGCCCGGTTATAAACAACCGTATGCTCTCCGTCTAAAAAATGACGAGCCGTTTGGGATGGCGGGCGTTTCTACAATTTGGAAGGATCCAGCTTCAAACGATAAACTCCGAACTTTCTCTATCATCACAGTTCCCGCGAATGAAATTTTTTCAATTTACCATGAAAAGAAGCGAATGCCAGTGATTCTTCCCCCGGAGAAATATGAATCTTGGTTGGATCAAAAGTTGAAATCGCGAGATGAAATTTCTCGTTTTTTTCAATCTTATGATTCCAATTTGATGCGGGCTTATCCAGTTTCTAAACTACTATTGTCTCAAAAGAGCAAATTAAATACTGAGGAATGCTTAAAGGATATTTCAGAAACGGAAAAATCAGATTCACTTTTCTAAAATGCTTGCTCAATATTTATAAAAGCATATATTTGTTTAGTAAACAAATATATGGCACTTAAACTTTTAAAACCTTCTTACATTAAAATTCCACTCCTCAAAATTCCATTGAGGGCGAGTTTTCCGAGTCCCACTGACGATTATTTTCAGAAGCGTCTTGATCCAAGAGATCTATTGGATATTAACCAGAACACATCCTTTTCGATGGAAGTACAGGGACATGGTTGGTCTGAATATGGGATTCTCGATAAGGACATATTGGTCGTCGATAGATCATTACCGCTAACGAACAATCGCCTTGTCGTTGTATCCTATCAGGAGGAATTTGCACTCCGTAGAATCGGTAAGGTTGACGGCGTTCTTTGTTTTTTTACAGCTAAAGAAGACGGTGAAGTTTATCACGTAGAACCGGAAAGCCCTGTTACTATCTGGGGTGTAGTGAGCCGTGTTATCCGAGTATTCTAATGGAATACAGCGCTACTTCGCGCTCGTCGACGTGAATAATTTTTATGTATCTTGCGAGCGGTTGTTTCGTCCGGAGTTAGAGAATAAAGCTCTCGTCGTACTCTCAAACAATGACGGCTGTGCTGTCTCGCGAAGTGAAGAAGCGAAGTCGCTCGGAATAACAATGGGTCAACCGATTTTTAAGGCGGCCGGCCTCGTCGATTCCGGTCGGTTGATCGCTGTATCTAGTAATTATACCTTGTATGGAGATATGAGTCATCGATTTCAAGCCGTCCTCGAATCGCTCTGTCCAAGTGTCGAAATCTATTCTGTTGATGAGTGTTTTTTAGAACTAACTGGATTCGTAAAAACAGAAAGCCTTATCGAATTCGGAAGAGAGCTTAAAAGAAAAATTCAACAGTACCTTGGACTTCCAGTATGCGTTGGAATTGGAACAACAAAAACTTTAGCGAAGGTTGCGAATAGGTTGGCTAAACGTGATAAGGCGAACGGTGTCTTTTTAATTTCTCCGGAAGAGCGTCTTTCAATTTTAGAAAAGTTCCCGGTTTCAGAAGTTTGGGGAATCGGGCCGGCTTATGCCGCGCTTCTTGCAAGAAAAAATATTTCAAACGCGCTCCAACTTACTAAGGCACCCGACCATTGGATCCGGGACCAACTGACCGTGGTCGGTTTACGATTGGTTTATGAATTGCGCGGGATCGTCTGCTATGAAATAGAGGATTGCCCTCCACCTAAAAAAGAAATCGTTGTTTCAAGAGCATTCGGCGATTACGTTTCGGATATTAAAAGCGTTCTTGAGGCCACGACTACTTATCTGTCGCGCGCAGTCGAAAAGTT is a window encoding:
- a CDS encoding LBL_2463 family protein gives rise to the protein MSHLVLEKSSSNIKRKETDFQCRKIVGLENPNELKRVKEFIHSVFVAGGYTKSAYTAVDLDLWSTWFYVVNSENQILSAMRVVEKKPNNFLPIEMAVIDGSYPPRRYALIEENAADWNNVAFLNSRNGWRAAVLNFSTVAKHCLEKKYDTTYGFYDPKMKSIVRIYSSAGAKVSKVYNQLVFFPGSLHNDERVLLNIIEIPKASLQIIASKIP
- a CDS encoding Y-family DNA polymerase, translating into MLSEYSNGIQRYFALVDVNNFYVSCERLFRPELENKALVVLSNNDGCAVSRSEEAKSLGITMGQPIFKAAGLVDSGRLIAVSSNYTLYGDMSHRFQAVLESLCPSVEIYSVDECFLELTGFVKTESLIEFGRELKRKIQQYLGLPVCVGIGTTKTLAKVANRLAKRDKANGVFLISPEERLSILEKFPVSEVWGIGPAYAALLARKNISNALQLTKAPDHWIRDQLTVVGLRLVYELRGIVCYEIEDCPPPKKEIVVSRAFGDYVSDIKSVLEATTTYLSRAVEKLWQENRYAQALSVFLRTDPFKKDDPQYSENIRIKILTPTKDLFELQSYTIACVETIFKPNFRYKKSGVMLSDLIGENGHQADLFYRGGGRNAVTGAIVQVNSITQSGKVRTAITGFGSKPWRMRREKITPSPLHSWKDIPKIKV
- a CDS encoding SOS response-associated peptidase; translated protein: MCSRFAQSNRWSKANSFQFAKPINETRNRFNVVYTEGATIILKPDEDYTVEDAMFWLVSPWAESLEQAFKYTTANAKSETIFELRSFRDPIFQSRCIIPADAVFESIGKPGYKQPYALRLKNDEPFGMAGVSTIWKDPASNDKLRTFSIITVPANEIFSIYHEKKRMPVILPPEKYESWLDQKLKSRDEISRFFQSYDSNLMRAYPVSKLLLSQKSKLNTEECLKDISETEKSDSLF
- a CDS encoding LIC10906 family membrane protein, which gives rise to MGIVFGVSLFCSSSILLLGIYVFRVGERASFDTRTNFLTLAATLSVWVFGSGVREFIPESLSRVAPNWILIAAVFVPFYLKELSLSILENKYEPSYKFRILEYFLICYLVLSCLFSATIDVKEEGISVYKPRFAYHVLIFYSFVNISISIFFLLRKAILHRGIVRVRSTLLMLGTLFGFIISILFVYVLPFFGIFKGYLSVFGILIWVFLWSVAIIQYNAFESRSLYLKSRFVARRKLPLLSRFTYKPILILHSFVDPLDYRLQLRNSRAEVVKYIMDFHLSYQKNTNMKPSVRIRKITRIVERFLK
- a CDS encoding LexA family protein; its protein translation is MALKLLKPSYIKIPLLKIPLRASFPSPTDDYFQKRLDPRDLLDINQNTSFSMEVQGHGWSEYGILDKDILVVDRSLPLTNNRLVVVSYQEEFALRRIGKVDGVLCFFTAKEDGEVYHVEPESPVTIWGVVSRVIRVF
- a CDS encoding metal-sulfur cluster assembly factor, producing MDLFNPKERQIYEELKHVIEPKIKMSVIDLGLVYNIKVEKYSAKIEITLPSLASPFGEYLQEEIRNRILLISGIKIVQTQVVWFPRWNFDLMAGENSKNKLGIYY